In Theileria equi strain WA chromosome 3, complete sequence, the genomic window GGCACtaaaatatcgcaaatggataaaacaaaccaggCCAGCGGTATTTATAATGTTATCGTTGGCAGGGGCCGTGCAGTCGAGGACATACTTGACCTTGTGGCCCAAGACAGCCTTTTTGACgtctttcttcttttgaaggattttcattattataAATTACGATACTTGCAACAACCGCTTAAATCACAAAATTTTATTATAACCGAAAGATCGGCGTTCCCCATGAAGCTTTCGCGGATGGGGAAGTCGGAGCGAGATGAGATTCCAGAAGTTGCGTTGAGGTCGTTTTTGTTGTCTGATATCGTCAGGGTGTTTTTATGTTACCATTTATTTACCATGTGCTCAGTTATTGGTGTGACATATGTGCCGACTACCATGACCTCCAAATTCACCTGTAACAGTGATAGAGAGCACACACCGGACACTGCCGTATCTCTTCAGCTGATATTTTAATTTGACAAATCCCAGATAACAAATGTGCTATCCGCGATACTGTCCCGGACGGTGGCCCCTCCTCCGCGTCCGAAACTCAACACTCCCATCCCTgtctccattatatacTCCCCCTGTACATACCTGTTAAATAGCTCTATGCAGCGGTAACGTGTCAGCTTGACTGTCTGTACGCCCTTCACACATACACAATACGCGTTAGAGCTTCACACTAAATCTTCTGTGTTTGACCACATTTCTGCAAGTTTTCGTGTAAAAAATGAGTAAAGTGGTTCAAAGGTTCGTTTTCTCGATCCGTTATAGACTTGCTACAGAACTGAGAATGCCTCGACAACAACACTCAAGTCTCTGCCAAATTTCGAAGTTGAGAAGCTGAGGTACGGCACATGTCATTTAAATTCAGCATCAGTGTCATACACGTCTAGTTTGGCGTAGTTGGCGCACACTCGAGCTCTGTTACGTCAAATCAACACATTTACAGGCACCTACTACTTTTGCCTCCAGAGATGGGAGTTGACGTCGAAAAATGCAGGAAATCATTTATGGAGTTCATAAAAAGGGATGGTACGCATATGTTTCACGTTAAACTCCGCGTTGCGACTCTTTTACCTTCAATTCTACAGAAATGTATCCCTACTACGACAAGGTCAAGCATCAATTCGGGATCATTGAAGACAACCCAGAGATTGAAGCGTTCAAAGATACAAGTGCCAAGCAGATCGCCGAATTTAATGAAAAGATTGAGTTCGCTGAAAAGAACTTTGGCTCCTCAGAAATTAAAGACGCAATCTTGGACAAGGCAAACtattattttaaaatcgGTGACCATGACAACTCTATCAAGGTCTATGAGTTGGCACTCGAAAAGACTGTTGGTGTTAATAGCAAACTAGAGATTATTTTGGGGATAATGAGAGTTGCATTTTTCTTCAATGATGTTCCTTtacttgtaaaatatattgaaaaAGCCAAAGAAGAGGTCGAGCGTGGAGGAGATTGGGAGTTGAGGAATAGACTACATATTTATGAAGCTGTACAGTTGATTTTGTGCAGGAAGTTTTTACCAGGTAAGAAGCATACACGACATTCAAACTTTATAGCAACCGAACTTTTGCTAAAGTCTTTGTCTACCTTTACTGCAACAGAGTTTATATCATTAGAAGAATTGGTCCTATATACCATTGTTTTATCTCTGATAACGATGGACAGACCAACCATACGCAAAAAGGTCCTAGAATCGGCCGAAGTTTCCCAAGTAGCATCTGGAACAACGCTATACCAACTCATTAGCGATTTTTACAACTGCAATTACAAAAATTACATGTTCAACCTAGTAAAGGTTTCGGAGTTGATATTAAAGGATCGTTATCTTGCTAGGCACTGCAAATATATAATAAGACAAGCAAGGCTCCCAGCATATAAGCAATTTTTGCGTCCTTACAAGTCAGTCACAATAAAGAATATGGCCGAAGCATTTCAAGTTTCCCCAGAGTTTATAGAAGGGGAGCTTGTATCATACATCAGCGGAATGCGATTAGATTGCAAAATAGACAAGGTAAACGGAATCATTGAAAACAATGTTACGGATGAAAGAAATAACAACTATGTTGAGACAATCAAACAAGGAGATTTGTTGATTAATCGTATACAGAAATTGTCGAGAATAATTGACATGTAGCAAATCGTAATCGCCCTTGGcataaaaaataaaaatttacACACTATTAATTTCACTGCAATAAAATTGCGATTATGCTTCGACAAATGGTCTCTGCACATCAGTCTTGCGTCTAAGTGGTTTTTTGAAGATTCCTTCAATTGATTCTGCATTAGTTGTTAGGCTTTGTATCAGCACCGCTCTAGTGCATTCCTTTGTTTTTAGTACATCTGAATCATTTTCatatactgcattaatgtCTCTCTTCCCCGATGTTTTATTCTCCGTGTTTTCGGCTGGATCGTTGTTTTCCATGTTGTCTTGTTGCCCTCCGGATTGCTTATACTTTGAGCCGTCACCAGATTTTTTGTCCTGACTGGAGCCACCCggtttaaaatttccaaatctATGTCCAAAGTTGTTATTGTTATCCTTGAATCCATTATCACCTCTCCTATGTTGATTGTTGTAGTTGCGAAGGCGTAGTGCGCAATCAAAAATACTTGGCAATCCAGCAAGCCAGGGATGCGCAAGGGCATCAGCCGCTGAGGATATGCGCTTATGTTTATCAAAGCAAAGCAAACGCTTGCAAAGGTCCCTTGCAAGCGGGAATTCAATTAGTGGAGGTGTGTTAAAATCTATTCCATTAGCCTCAGCAGCCGCAAGGACGGCATGACTAGCCTTTGCATCATACATTTTGTCCATTGATATTGGCGGTATACCAGTCATGAGAATGTACAACACTATTCCAACAGACCAGAGATCAGATGCTGTTGAATAGTCATCTCCTCTAAGAATCTCTGGAGCTAGATAACCATATGTGCCAACCAGTCTCCTTTTTCCATTGACAATTTCACTGCGATCAGCGGCTGCACTATCCGTCATTTTGCATGTGTCAAAGTCAATCAGGGCCAATTCATATCTCTCTGGAATTGGAAGTATAGACTTTGTGGGATTCCTGAACATGATATTTTCAGGCTTAATGTCCCTGTGTAGTAGATTCATTGAGTGGAGAGTGTCAACAGCATAAAGAATCTGCCTAAAAATGTACTTGCAAATATCCTCCGGGATAGCTTTCTCCTTCAGTAGATATTCAAAGAGTTCCCCACCGATAAACTTTTCAGTCACAATATAGAAACTTGTTTCAGATTCCCATATTTGATCAATACGCATAAGATTAGGCATTGGTGGCATGTTAAGAAGTTTTTCGCACAATGTTCTCCAGTTGTTTAGACTGTCAATTCCAGGGGGAATCCTGGACTTTGATATGatctttaaaatctttGGTTCTCCAGTTTTGCGATCTATAATGTCACGCAATAGTGGACGCGAAGATGACTTTTTCACGCAATCTGAGCATATTCTCAGTTCAGCTCCTATATAATAGTAGCTTGACAACTTGCTACCAGCCGATAGCCTGCGAATCTTCTTATGACCTGGAGCCCTTAGGGCTGCTAGGGAAGATGCATCAAAGTATCTGCCTTCGGTATCCAGGGTTGAGGTCCTGGATGTGATCTTTTCATCGTGTTCATCACCATAGTGACCTTCACGGAGATGTGCCTTGGCTTCATCCAAGTTAACGGGCTGCATTATTAAGAATCAAATAATACCTGAACGGTAAGTGTTGATGTGTAAGAGGGATGTTGATACCTTTAGAACTGATACAAAAGGTATACTTCCGATATATTAGAGTTGACGCAGTGACGATCAAACTGTACCTATTTCATTGCAAATATCAAGCTAGGTATTCAATTATGGTCTTCTAGGTGTAATTTATATCATCAGTTCCTTCGCTACTCTTATCGTACCGGTTCGAAGTAAGCTTTATAATGGTTTGTAACTAGTTTAGCTGGATTCCTAACATGCTACATTCATGGAATCAGCATGCGTCATTTATGTGCTATCGTTTACAGGGTATGGATATGGCATATCGGTGCAAGCGTTATTCTGCCAATTTTCCCGGTCGTTATGACCATATACACCGTTAGGACCCTAAAAATATGTGTATCAAATTATATTTTCCTTCAAACTTGAGATGTGTAGCCGatttatagacattttcCCCAAACGAGCACCCGGCGTCTCCCTTTTGACCTTCTACACGACGGAGAGATTCTACTTTGTATTATTTTACAAAACTAATAGGGTATCTGTGATTTAAGTCAAATGTGTTTGCGTTTATCGCAACATTTGCAGGTTGATACCGAGGCTCGATGCGATTAGGTCTGGTGGGTATATCCCTATCTAAAACTCAAATCGCTACGATTGACCAGATACGAGCTTATTTAGTACGAAATATAACATATATCCAAATCTATGGGATGTCTTTGAAGATCCAGGATCATACTGGATCGTACTATATTACTGGCGTCAACAACATCGTCGCCTTTGCGATAATATTTACTACTCGGAATCTGAGAGCATATCTATAGGATCTCCCGTCCAGGATCGCTTCATAAGTCTGCTAAAGTCCTCAATAGTGATAAAATCCCCGTTGCTTGATGCTTCTGAGATCATTAAATTTAGCTCCTCGTTTGAGATATTGCTGCCTAGGGAAGATTTAACCAAGAGGTAGAACAAACCTATTTTGTTTACTGCACGCCTCAAACTATCCAAAGTAATTTTTCCTGAAGAACTGTGTAGGAACATGTGTCTCAaaccttttccatcttgtaTCTGGTTGAAGATTTTTTCAACTTCGCTAGACGTGTATCTCGTGTGTATTCTAGCGATTACAAGTGTTTTGAAGTCCATAAGTGTCAATACATCACTCTCATCCTTTCCAAGTTCCTTGAATAGTTCCTTAATCTACACTTGTCAATTGGCTGACATAAACTTACATTCTCAGAGGATGGGTCCAGCCTGAGCGCTTTAAAGGCCGCTTGACACTCAAAGAAGTCGATTACATGATCACCATCTTTGTCAAACAATGAGAAAGCTTCTTCTACTTCCTTTTCCAGGTCTCTGTTGagtacatttttgtataGGCGGCCCCTTTTATCTTCCACATCCGATTCTGCAGAGTCAGACGCGTCACTGTTGGTTGAGAAACTGTTGGAGAGATCTGCGTCGCCTCCCGCCAACCAGTTGAGAACCATTTCTGATTTGCTTCCCCTTATATCGCAGCTAGACACCCCTACTATTCATAGGCACACATCCCTATAGACTGATGTGTGTTGATAGGACGTTTTATAAGTTGAATTTCACCCGCTGTATCGATGAATGCCTCAACGTTTACTAGGAGACGCGTAAAAAATGTGTACTATATGGGCGGTATACTGGACTGGGTAATTTCAGGACTTATATTAGGCCATCCGTGTTCTTTCATATACTATATATAAACAGACAAAATATTGAGTTGAGGAAGCGCTTAACTAGGCAACGTCAGTCTATAGGCCTCCCCTTCATGGCGCAGCCTCATAGGTCCCCCCATTATGTTTTCATAGGAAGGTACTTTTGTTCTGATATATGCGTCCATTAAGTAATTTGATTTATAATTTCAAGTACAAATTTAATATTTCTATAAAACTGTAGTTTGTGATTCGACAAAATGGTAAgtttatcatcttttgCAGCCGTTTGGCACTATACAACGGTCTACCCCGTCGTTTTCGTGTTATACACAGAAATTTGCACAATTTCACACTTAATCTTTAGGGTCGTGGTCCTAAGAAGCATATGAAGCGTATTAACGCTCCATCCCATTGGATGTTAGACAAATTGACAGGAAAGTATGCACCTAAGGCATCTCCTGGCCCTCATAAACTGCGCGAATGCTTGCCATTGTTGGTTTTGTTGCGTAATCGTCTCAAGTACGCATTGACATATGACGAAGTTAAGCTTATTGTTATGCAAAGGCTTGTAAAGGTTGATGGTAAGGTCAGGACCGACATTACCTAC contains:
- a CDS encoding 26S proteasome regulatory subunit, putative (encoded by transcript BEWA_006570A), which codes for MSKVVQRTENASTTTLKSLPNFEVEKLRHLLLLPPEMGVDVEKCRKSFMEFIKRDEMYPYYDKVKHQFGIIEDNPEIEAFKDTSAKQIAEFNEKIEFAEKNFGSSEIKDAILDKANYYFKIGDHDNSIKVYELALEKTVGVNSKLEIILGIMRVAFFFNDVPLLVKYIEKAKEEVERGGDWELRNRLHIYEAVQLILCRKFLPATELLLKSLSTFTATEFISLEELVLYTIVLSLITMDRPTIRKKVLESAEVSQVASGTTLYQLISDFYNCNYKNYMFNLVKVSELILKDRYLARHCKYIIRQARLPAYKQFLRPYKSVTIKNMAEAFQVSPEFIEGELVSYISGMRLDCKIDKVNGIIENNVTDERNNNYVETIKQGDLLINRIQKLSRIIDM
- a CDS encoding protein kinase domain-containing protein (encoded by transcript BEWA_006580A); amino-acid sequence: MQPVNLDEAKAHLREGHYGDEHDEKITSRTSTLDTEGRYFDASSLAALRAPGHKKIRRLSAGSKLSSYYYIGAELRICSDCVKKSSSRPLLRDIIDRKTGEPKILKIISKSRIPPGIDSLNNWRTLCEKLLNMPPMPNLMRIDQIWESETSFYIVTEKFIGGELFEYLLKEKAIPEDICKYIFRQILYAVDTLHSMNLLHRDIKPENIMFRNPTKSILPIPERYELALIDFDTCKMTDSAAADRSEIVNGKRRLVGTYGYLAPEILRGDDYSTASDLWSVGIVLYILMTGIPPISMDKMYDAKASHAVLAAAEANGIDFNTPPLIEFPLARDLCKRLLCFDKHKRISSAADALAHPWLAGLPSIFDCALRLRNYNNQHRRGDNGFKDNNNNFGHRFGNFKPGGSSQDKKSGDGSKYKQSGGQQDNMENNDPAENTENKTSGKRDINAVYENDSDVLKTKECTRAVLIQSLTTNAESIEGIFKKPLRRKTDVQRPFVEA
- a CDS encoding centrin, putative (encoded by transcript BEWA_006590A) yields the protein MVLNWLAGGDADLSNSFSTNSDASDSAESDVEDKRGRLYKNVLNRDLEKEVEEAFSLFDKDGDHVIDFFECQAAFKALRLDPSSENIKELFKELGKDESDVLTLMDFKTLVIARIHTRYTSSEVEKIFNQIQDGKGSNISNEELNLMISEASSNGDFITIEDFSRLMKRSWTGDPIDMLSDSE